A genomic stretch from Carboxydocella sporoproducens DSM 16521 includes:
- a CDS encoding ABC transporter substrate-binding protein, with the protein MKGKKLWSLVLAGALLASGLSGCGTQAGKEGEQKQSGDNQAGGGEILIGTNFEMTGNAASYGQGSVKNIRLAIEEINAAGGVLGKKIRLVEGDNKSEPSESANVTTKLITQDKVVAIIGPAASSNAIAAAPICDQFGIPLVPSSATASGVTVDKDGKTHPYVFRTCMINPFQGKVGAAFAIDTLKAKTAVIVVDNSTDYSKDLAAEFEKNFIEKGGKILGKEAYLAKDTDFRAILTKIKQMNPDIIYLPGYYNESALFIKQARELGLNLPIVGGDAWDSPTLVEVAGAKALNNTFFTNHYSIESQNELSKKYVEAYQKKYGELPDAIGAMAYDAAYLVADAIKRAGSADPKAIRDALEATKDFKGISGTITFDDKHNPIKSAFIIEFVDGKQKLKTIVEP; encoded by the coding sequence ATGAAGGGAAAAAAGTTGTGGAGTCTGGTGTTAGCGGGAGCTTTGCTGGCTAGCGGGCTGTCCGGTTGCGGCACCCAGGCTGGCAAGGAAGGGGAGCAAAAGCAGAGTGGAGATAACCAGGCCGGTGGCGGCGAGATTTTAATCGGTACCAACTTTGAGATGACCGGTAATGCTGCCTCCTACGGTCAGGGTTCAGTTAAAAACATCCGGCTGGCTATTGAAGAAATCAATGCTGCCGGCGGCGTACTGGGCAAAAAGATTCGCCTGGTGGAAGGGGATAACAAGAGTGAACCTTCCGAATCCGCCAATGTTACCACCAAGCTTATCACTCAGGACAAAGTGGTGGCCATTATCGGGCCGGCAGCCAGCTCCAATGCGATTGCTGCTGCGCCGATCTGTGATCAGTTTGGCATTCCCCTGGTACCTTCCAGTGCTACCGCTTCTGGCGTAACAGTGGACAAAGATGGCAAGACCCATCCCTATGTTTTCCGGACCTGTATGATTAACCCCTTCCAGGGTAAAGTTGGTGCTGCTTTTGCCATTGACACTCTGAAGGCCAAGACTGCGGTAATTGTGGTGGATAACAGTACCGACTACAGTAAGGATCTGGCTGCTGAATTTGAGAAGAACTTTATCGAAAAAGGCGGTAAGATTCTGGGCAAAGAAGCCTATCTGGCCAAGGATACTGACTTCCGGGCTATCCTGACCAAAATCAAGCAAATGAATCCTGATATTATCTATCTCCCTGGTTACTATAACGAATCCGCTCTCTTCATCAAACAAGCCCGGGAGCTGGGCCTGAACCTGCCCATCGTCGGTGGGGATGCCTGGGATTCCCCGACTCTGGTTGAAGTAGCTGGGGCCAAGGCGCTGAACAATACTTTCTTCACTAACCACTATTCTATCGAAAGCCAGAACGAATTGTCTAAAAAGTATGTAGAAGCCTATCAGAAGAAGTATGGCGAGTTGCCTGATGCCATCGGTGCGATGGCCTATGACGCCGCTTACCTGGTAGCAGATGCTATCAAGCGGGCTGGCAGCGCTGATCCCAAAGCTATTCGCGATGCTCTGGAAGCCACCAAGGATTTCAAGGGCATTTCCGGTACTATCACCTTTGATGATAAGCACAATCCCATCAAGAGTGCCTTTATCATCGAGTTTGTGGATGGCAAGCAGAAACTGAAGACCATCGTAGAGCCCTAA
- a CDS encoding methyl-accepting chemotaxis protein, whose translation MKLWRLRLNFRWKLAVVLMFAVFITAVSMGIYAVYQEKQELAAVVQERLRHNGRMALAYLDVLYPGPWRVENGLLYKGNIQISYNDRLVDDLRDKTECLVTFFLGDTRVATTIRDEFGRRIISTQAAPEIARQVLAGKEFQGEADVLGKKLQTAYFPLQDENGRTIGMFFIGSDHRDYDAKLNGLIWNFIWALLFGQLMANVLAWYVARHFSRPVQAIQQAMSRAEQGDLTVRVPVTTKDELGDLADNFNSMLLRLSQAFQEVNETAHQLAGSAQQLSSAAEESSRTTEQIASTINQVAQGTESQAKSVEDTANIISEMSKLAQQIAANAHGVLSAAREMDESAQAGEKAIEQVMEKMAHINQSVAEFANQISSLGNRSQEIGKIVDVITGIAKQTNLLALNAAIEAARAGEHGRGFAVVADEVRKLAEQSAEATTQISGLIKEIQGETVKAVQGMEERRQEVEQGTAIAQNAVLAFRNIIEAINKVNNQIASVTQATDQMAEGGDVAVQAIENIASISEQTAASAQQVAVAAEEQTASSQEVAASAGMLSSLADRLQSITSRFQVK comes from the coding sequence ATGAAGCTCTGGCGTTTGCGCTTGAATTTTCGCTGGAAACTGGCTGTTGTCTTGATGTTTGCCGTTTTCATCACAGCGGTTTCCATGGGTATCTATGCGGTTTATCAGGAAAAACAGGAGCTGGCAGCTGTTGTTCAGGAGCGATTGCGACATAATGGCAGGATGGCACTGGCTTACCTGGATGTGTTATATCCAGGGCCCTGGCGGGTGGAAAATGGCCTCCTGTACAAGGGGAATATTCAGATCTCCTACAATGACCGGCTAGTTGATGATTTGCGGGATAAAACCGAGTGCCTGGTTACCTTCTTCCTGGGGGATACCAGAGTTGCCACTACAATCCGGGATGAGTTCGGTCGGCGCATAATTTCCACCCAGGCCGCACCGGAGATAGCCCGACAGGTGCTGGCTGGCAAGGAATTTCAAGGGGAAGCTGACGTACTGGGCAAAAAACTGCAGACAGCCTACTTTCCTTTGCAAGATGAAAATGGTCGCACTATCGGTATGTTTTTTATCGGCAGTGACCACCGGGACTATGATGCCAAATTGAATGGTTTAATCTGGAATTTCATTTGGGCCCTCCTGTTTGGCCAGCTGATGGCCAATGTCCTGGCCTGGTATGTCGCCCGTCATTTCAGCCGACCGGTGCAGGCCATACAGCAGGCTATGTCCCGGGCGGAGCAGGGGGATTTGACAGTGCGGGTCCCTGTTACCACCAAGGATGAACTGGGGGATCTGGCGGATAATTTCAACAGCATGCTGTTGCGCCTGAGCCAGGCCTTCCAGGAAGTGAATGAAACTGCCCACCAGCTGGCGGGCTCAGCCCAGCAATTATCTTCAGCGGCGGAAGAATCCAGTCGTACTACCGAGCAGATTGCCTCTACCATCAATCAGGTGGCCCAGGGGACAGAAAGTCAGGCCAAGAGCGTGGAGGATACAGCCAATATTATCAGTGAAATGTCCAAACTGGCCCAGCAAATTGCGGCCAATGCCCATGGCGTTTTGTCTGCGGCCCGGGAGATGGATGAAAGTGCCCAGGCCGGGGAAAAAGCCATTGAGCAGGTAATGGAAAAAATGGCCCATATCAATCAGTCAGTTGCTGAATTTGCTAACCAGATTAGCTCTCTGGGCAACAGAAGTCAGGAGATCGGCAAGATCGTAGATGTGATTACCGGTATTGCCAAGCAGACCAATTTACTGGCTTTAAATGCTGCCATTGAGGCAGCCCGGGCCGGTGAACATGGCCGCGGTTTTGCTGTAGTGGCAGATGAGGTGCGCAAGCTGGCAGAACAATCCGCTGAAGCCACCACCCAGATTTCGGGCCTGATTAAAGAAATTCAGGGTGAAACGGTAAAGGCAGTGCAGGGCATGGAAGAGCGCCGGCAGGAAGTAGAGCAGGGCACGGCCATCGCCCAGAACGCAGTCCTGGCTTTCCGAAATATTATCGAGGCTATCAATAAGGTCAATAACCAGATTGCCTCTGTGACTCAGGCTACTGACCAGATGGCGGAAGGCGGCGATGTGGCTGTGCAGGCTATCGAAAACATTGCCAGCATATCCGAACAGACAGCGGCCAGTGCCCAGCAGGTGGCGGTTGCTGCCGAGGAACAGACCGCCTCTTCCCAGGAAGTGGCTGCATCAGCAGGTATGCTGTCATCACTGGCTGATCGCTTGCAAAGCATTACCAGTCGCTTTCAAGTCAAATAG
- a CDS encoding BlaI/MecI/CopY family transcriptional regulator → MFWRKLGIEFKPHKTGLSKVLGELEAEIMEIVWQHDRPVTVREVYEELRERRSIAYTTVMTIMSRLAEKELLQKTQESNYYLYSPVYSREEFTTKVVSLVLDGLLADFAQPVLSHLVEKIQDEDEEKLAQLEQLIRERRAKGGK, encoded by the coding sequence ATGTTCTGGCGCAAACTGGGAATAGAGTTCAAACCTCATAAAACTGGCTTGAGCAAAGTACTGGGGGAATTAGAAGCAGAAATCATGGAGATTGTCTGGCAGCATGACCGTCCGGTTACAGTACGGGAAGTATATGAAGAACTGCGGGAGCGCCGTTCTATCGCCTACACCACCGTCATGACCATTATGAGTCGGCTGGCTGAGAAGGAACTGCTGCAAAAGACCCAGGAGTCCAATTATTATCTCTACTCTCCCGTATATTCCCGCGAGGAATTTACAACAAAAGTAGTTTCCCTGGTGCTAGATGGTTTGCTGGCCGATTTTGCCCAGCCCGTTCTCTCCCACCTGGTGGAGAAAATCCAGGACGAGGATGAAGAAAAGCTGGCCCAGCTGGAACAGCTGATTCGGGAGCGACGAGCTAAAGGAGGCAAATAG
- a CDS encoding M56 family metallopeptidase, producing MSKLHPLLIYAAFGLPITVPVVLFWHRLSDKKLGRVWLERLWLTPLLLPFVIYGISMFFQLNRSCVLVAGPEGIAGWPGRLQSWLCQAGTALAVILTPLFLVALVVGVVKAGAALILTRRLINRYGYLQEDYRGILSKVNYLANTAGIKPPAVILTDLPLGQAFISGFWQPVLILSRPLVVELDEEELTAVLAHEIAHCQRGDNRRTWLLVLLRDLLLFTGLSPLVFRHWEQLKEQLADGKAGNLGANPLALAQALLKTRRLNTPLSGWRLALDNFLPLARLGGKGKLQQRIEALLEEEQLPGHAGWGLLALGTIWMMAGGLLIFFC from the coding sequence TTGTCTAAGCTGCATCCTTTGCTCATCTATGCTGCCTTTGGCTTGCCGATCACAGTGCCGGTGGTGCTTTTCTGGCACCGGCTTAGTGATAAAAAACTGGGCAGAGTCTGGCTGGAAAGGCTGTGGTTAACCCCTCTCTTGCTACCGTTTGTGATTTACGGCATCAGCATGTTTTTTCAGCTCAATCGCAGCTGTGTCCTGGTAGCGGGCCCGGAGGGAATAGCTGGTTGGCCTGGGCGGCTACAGAGCTGGCTTTGTCAGGCCGGGACGGCCCTGGCGGTGATATTGACGCCGCTATTTCTGGTAGCGCTGGTGGTCGGAGTTGTAAAAGCAGGAGCTGCTTTGATCCTAACCCGTCGCCTGATTAACCGCTATGGTTATTTGCAGGAAGACTACCGGGGGATTCTCAGTAAAGTCAATTATCTGGCAAACACAGCTGGCATTAAACCTCCAGCTGTGATACTGACCGATTTGCCCCTGGGACAGGCGTTTATCAGCGGATTCTGGCAGCCGGTGCTTATCCTCTCCCGCCCGCTGGTGGTCGAACTGGATGAGGAAGAGCTGACAGCGGTGCTGGCCCATGAAATCGCCCACTGTCAGAGGGGTGATAACCGCCGTACCTGGCTGCTGGTGTTATTGCGGGATTTGTTGTTGTTTACCGGCCTATCCCCCCTGGTTTTTCGTCACTGGGAACAGCTTAAAGAGCAACTGGCTGATGGGAAAGCGGGCAACCTGGGGGCTAATCCCCTGGCCCTGGCCCAGGCCCTGTTAAAAACCAGAAGATTGAACACGCCTTTAAGTGGCTGGCGTCTCGCCCTGGATAACTTTTTGCCCCTTGCGCGTTTGGGAGGCAAAGGCAAACTGCAGCAAAGAATAGAGGCTTTGCTGGAAGAGGAACAACTACCTGGACATGCGGGCTGGGGGTTACTGGCCCTTGGCACTATCTGGATGATGGCAGGTGGCCTTCTGATCTTTTTTTGCTAA
- a CDS encoding Fe-S-containing protein, whose amino-acid sequence MAKRVDKKSMVLQGKKKNSWLLPAAVVLSLAIVGGAVALKTSSQTAATDKANVGTYNVGTQVTYDAAQKIEQTVVQPEFKDGKIYLDLELVKNNKIVKFEIPNQKVTLPNGTTFNSLPITAYVAPSGRVVGAVSFCEPCSGTSFHIEGNELVCNVCGTRWTLEDLKGVSGGCLTYPPDEVKYEVKDGKMVFDEKELRAWQPRV is encoded by the coding sequence ATGGCAAAAAGAGTAGACAAAAAGTCCATGGTATTACAGGGTAAGAAAAAGAATAGCTGGCTGCTGCCGGCAGCGGTTGTTCTGTCCCTGGCTATTGTAGGGGGAGCGGTGGCGCTAAAGACGTCCAGTCAGACGGCAGCTACAGATAAGGCTAATGTGGGAACCTATAATGTTGGTACCCAGGTGACTTATGACGCTGCGCAGAAAATAGAACAAACTGTGGTTCAACCGGAATTCAAGGACGGGAAAATCTATCTTGATCTGGAGCTGGTAAAAAACAACAAGATCGTAAAGTTTGAAATTCCTAACCAGAAAGTGACTTTGCCCAATGGCACCACTTTCAATTCCTTGCCTATTACTGCCTATGTGGCTCCGTCTGGCCGGGTTGTAGGAGCAGTATCTTTCTGCGAACCCTGTTCTGGAACCAGCTTCCATATTGAAGGAAATGAATTGGTCTGCAATGTCTGTGGTACCCGCTGGACCCTGGAAGATCTGAAAGGGGTTAGTGGTGGCTGCCTGACCTATCCTCCCGATGAGGTAAAGTATGAAGTTAAGGATGGCAAGATGGTCTTTGATGAAAAAGAACTGCGGGCCTGGCAACCGCGGGTATAA
- a CDS encoding ABC transporter permease has product MGLLTIALNNLRRQKGRTFFLLLSLVLSVSTVVGLYLLTTSMRTEIGDKFDQIGANILILPAENRQSFSYGGVSLPGAVVKENLVPETMAEQVRTIKNRESIAVVAPKLLGVLNSERGRVLGIGVRFPAELRLKKWWQIRISPAGQPVQYAPKFPVIELQADEVLLGAAVAERWQLDVGQTLQVKGQTLRIKGVIEPTGGEEDRALWLDLTTMQKLTGKEKKVTFLELAALCNTCPIDDIVRQLTEKLPGTRVMAVKAAVEARKAIVERFALFALALAGLILFLGAVMVLLTMSGAVKERTREIGILRAIGYRRSHIITIICTEAAVLGLAAGVAGFGSGTLLASLGAPLVAGMEVPVPWDPLVAVISMGGALLLGLLAAFWPAWQGSRLDPVTALRYL; this is encoded by the coding sequence ATGGGACTGTTAACCATTGCGCTCAATAATCTGCGTCGCCAGAAGGGGCGCACTTTCTTTTTGCTTTTAAGCCTGGTCCTAAGTGTAAGCACCGTTGTAGGGCTATATTTGCTCACTACTTCCATGCGGACGGAGATCGGGGACAAGTTTGACCAGATTGGGGCCAATATCCTGATATTGCCAGCGGAAAACAGGCAAAGTTTCAGCTATGGTGGGGTGAGCTTGCCGGGGGCGGTAGTGAAGGAAAATTTAGTGCCGGAAACGATGGCTGAACAGGTGCGTACTATTAAAAACCGGGAAAGCATTGCTGTGGTGGCCCCCAAGCTGCTGGGCGTGTTGAACAGTGAACGCGGACGGGTGCTGGGCATAGGAGTGCGCTTTCCGGCGGAGCTGCGGCTAAAGAAATGGTGGCAAATCCGAATTAGCCCTGCAGGTCAGCCCGTACAATATGCCCCTAAATTTCCGGTGATTGAGCTGCAAGCTGATGAGGTTTTGCTGGGAGCAGCGGTCGCTGAACGCTGGCAACTGGATGTGGGCCAAACCCTGCAGGTAAAAGGACAGACTCTCCGCATCAAAGGGGTAATTGAGCCTACTGGTGGGGAAGAAGACCGGGCCCTCTGGCTGGATCTGACTACCATGCAGAAGCTGACCGGCAAAGAAAAAAAGGTTACTTTCCTGGAACTGGCAGCTCTTTGTAATACCTGTCCCATTGACGATATCGTACGACAATTGACGGAAAAATTGCCAGGCACCAGAGTAATGGCGGTAAAAGCCGCAGTGGAGGCCCGCAAGGCCATTGTGGAACGGTTTGCCCTTTTTGCGTTGGCTCTGGCCGGGTTGATTCTGTTCCTGGGAGCAGTTATGGTCTTGTTGACTATGTCTGGAGCAGTGAAGGAGAGAACCAGAGAAATCGGGATTTTACGGGCCATCGGGTACCGGCGCAGCCATATCATAACAATTATTTGCACCGAAGCAGCGGTACTGGGGCTGGCGGCTGGCGTGGCTGGCTTTGGCAGTGGCACTTTGCTGGCTAGTCTGGGTGCCCCTCTGGTGGCCGGGATGGAAGTTCCGGTTCCCTGGGACCCGCTGGTGGCTGTAATCAGTATGGGCGGTGCCCTGCTGTTAGGGCTGCTAGCAGCTTTTTGGCCGGCCTGGCAGGGTTCTCGACTGGATCCGGTCACAGCTTTGCGGTATTTATAA
- a CDS encoding ABC transporter ATP-binding protein yields MALIKAEKLRKEYSSGEDKVIALAEASFNVEAGEFLGIIGPSGSGKSTLLSILGGLNPPTSGKLEIDGIDVYSLDQEQLADFRSEYVGFVFQQFQLLPYLTALENVMLPLAISGRPKGEQRDMAALVLEKVGLGNKLNRLPNQLSGGEQERVAIARAIVNQPPIIFADEPTGALDSKTGQEIMELFQALNREGQTIIMVTHNLETLKYMHRALLIRDGLVEKVIKHESLGYCAQ; encoded by the coding sequence ATGGCTTTAATCAAGGCGGAAAAATTGCGTAAAGAGTATAGTAGCGGTGAGGATAAGGTTATAGCCCTGGCGGAGGCCAGTTTCAATGTGGAAGCCGGAGAATTCCTGGGCATCATTGGGCCTTCCGGCTCAGGGAAAAGTACTTTGCTCAGCATTTTAGGGGGATTGAACCCACCTACATCGGGGAAGCTAGAAATAGATGGTATCGATGTTTACAGCCTGGACCAGGAGCAGCTGGCCGATTTTCGCAGCGAATATGTTGGTTTTGTGTTCCAGCAGTTTCAGCTGTTGCCTTATCTGACCGCCCTGGAAAATGTTATGTTGCCTCTGGCCATCAGCGGCCGGCCCAAAGGGGAGCAACGGGATATGGCCGCCCTGGTGCTGGAAAAAGTAGGACTGGGAAATAAACTGAATCGTTTGCCCAATCAGCTGTCCGGTGGTGAACAGGAACGGGTGGCCATCGCCAGGGCTATAGTCAACCAGCCGCCGATTATTTTTGCTGATGAACCTACCGGGGCCCTGGATAGCAAAACCGGACAGGAAATAATGGAACTGTTTCAGGCATTGAATCGGGAAGGGCAGACCATTATTATGGTCACCCACAACTTAGAGACATTGAAATATATGCACCGGGCGCTGCTGATCCGTGATGGCCTGGTGGAAAAGGTGATAAAGCATGAATCTCTGGGATATTGCGCTCAATAA
- a CDS encoding ABC transporter permease, translating to MNLWDIALNNLRRRFRKTLLILLGLALGVATVVALLAITWMMETDLSRQLRGNGTRLVIVPRQEEWNYTYGGMPVGAEVTYEVKHLPLSLLSVLGKQKELEVIAPKFLASLPVEGENNLVVGLKWQEERQIRNYWQIQGQWPRAAGEAAAGAELARARNWQIGQRLKVKDRWVTLTGILAATGQEEDGLLFMNISDLQAVAGQTGALSFVEVLAFRNQETSMAEQEELRSRLASLLPDTEVRLLRQVETARLELLERVKKFGLLITLLVVLVAGMMVIANQLASVKERTREIGILRAIGYRQQHIIRIFLLEAALLCSLGAVAGYWLGILAARLVLPRLVAGLELTAWYPQLALMMLAGAIFLGLAAGYWPARQGAKLDPAEALRYL from the coding sequence ATGAATCTCTGGGATATTGCGCTCAATAATTTGCGCCGCCGATTTCGTAAAACCCTGCTCATCCTGCTGGGGCTGGCTCTTGGAGTAGCTACAGTTGTAGCCCTGCTGGCCATAACCTGGATGATGGAAACGGACCTCAGCCGCCAGCTGCGGGGCAATGGGACCCGGCTGGTGATTGTTCCCAGACAGGAGGAGTGGAACTATACCTATGGCGGGATGCCGGTGGGGGCAGAAGTAACCTATGAGGTAAAGCACTTACCCCTCTCGTTGTTGTCGGTTTTAGGTAAACAAAAAGAGCTGGAAGTTATTGCTCCCAAGTTCTTAGCCTCATTGCCGGTGGAGGGAGAGAACAATCTGGTAGTAGGGTTAAAATGGCAGGAAGAACGCCAGATCCGCAATTACTGGCAGATCCAGGGTCAGTGGCCCCGGGCTGCCGGTGAAGCTGCAGCCGGTGCAGAATTGGCCAGGGCCAGAAACTGGCAAATAGGTCAGCGCCTTAAGGTGAAAGACCGGTGGGTGACACTTACCGGGATTCTGGCTGCCACTGGTCAGGAGGAGGACGGGCTGCTCTTCATGAACATTTCTGACCTGCAGGCAGTCGCCGGACAGACTGGAGCCTTGAGTTTTGTAGAGGTACTGGCTTTTCGCAATCAAGAGACCAGTATGGCAGAACAGGAGGAGCTGCGTTCGAGGCTGGCGTCCCTATTGCCGGATACAGAAGTGCGCTTGCTGCGGCAGGTGGAGACAGCCCGGCTGGAACTGCTGGAGCGGGTGAAAAAATTTGGCCTGCTGATAACCCTGCTGGTAGTATTGGTGGCTGGAATGATGGTAATAGCCAACCAGTTAGCCTCAGTTAAAGAGCGGACCAGGGAAATCGGTATATTGCGGGCCATCGGGTACCGTCAACAGCATATTATCCGCATCTTCTTGCTGGAAGCGGCGCTTTTGTGTTCCCTGGGCGCTGTGGCAGGCTACTGGCTGGGCATCCTGGCAGCCAGATTGGTCTTACCCAGGTTGGTGGCAGGACTGGAACTTACTGCCTGGTACCCACAGCTAGCTTTAATGATGCTGGCAGGTGCTATCTTCCTGGGCCTGGCGGCTGGTTACTGGCCAGCCCGGCAAGGGGCAAAATTGGACCCGGCAGAGGCTTTACGCTACCTCTGA
- a CDS encoding YlbF family regulator, translating into MVNVYDKAYELARALKASPEFLSYTKIKEKLEKDKETWQRIVDFRQKQLEIQARQLQGQKIEEELSQLQNLFNLLAANRDIAEFFQAEYAFSRLMFDIQKIIGEAVGLDMDWEKQMKTGS; encoded by the coding sequence ATGGTCAATGTCTATGACAAGGCCTATGAGCTGGCCCGGGCATTAAAAGCATCTCCTGAATTTTTGAGCTATACTAAAATTAAAGAAAAACTGGAAAAAGATAAGGAAACCTGGCAGCGGATTGTAGATTTTCGCCAGAAACAGCTGGAAATCCAGGCCAGGCAGTTACAGGGGCAAAAAATTGAGGAGGAATTGAGCCAGCTCCAGAATCTCTTTAACCTGCTGGCGGCTAACCGGGATATTGCGGAATTTTTTCAGGCAGAATATGCTTTTAGCCGGCTGATGTTTGATATTCAGAAGATCATTGGAGAAGCAGTGGGCCTGGATATGGACTGGGAAAAACAGATGAAAACCGGAAGCTAA